Proteins found in one Cyanobium sp. ATX 6F1 genomic segment:
- the bchM gene encoding magnesium protoporphyrin IX methyltransferase, with product MPADQLLDPCPKAAEKAEVHAYFNSTGFERWNRIYSDSSEVNKVQRNIRLGHQKTVDQVLGWLQEEGDLAQRSFCDAGCGVGSLSLPLAALGAGRIAASDLSEAMVAEAQRRADGLGLDPQRLSFSSSDLESLSGLYDTVICLDVFIHYPQEAAEQMVEHLAGLAERRLIVSFAPYTPLLAALKRIGELFPGPSKTTRAYTLKETGIVAAAERSGFVPMRRSLNQAPFYFSRLVEFQRG from the coding sequence ATGCCCGCCGATCAGCTGCTGGATCCCTGCCCGAAGGCGGCCGAAAAAGCGGAGGTGCATGCCTACTTCAACAGCACCGGCTTCGAGCGCTGGAACCGCATCTACAGCGATTCGAGCGAGGTCAACAAGGTGCAGCGCAACATCCGCCTCGGCCACCAGAAGACGGTGGATCAGGTGCTGGGGTGGCTGCAGGAGGAAGGGGATCTGGCTCAGCGCAGCTTCTGCGACGCCGGCTGCGGGGTGGGCAGCCTCAGCCTGCCCCTGGCGGCGCTCGGGGCCGGCCGCATCGCCGCCAGTGATCTGTCGGAGGCGATGGTGGCCGAGGCCCAACGCCGGGCCGATGGGCTGGGCCTCGATCCCCAGCGGCTGAGCTTCAGCAGCTCCGATCTCGAGAGCCTGAGCGGCCTCTACGACACGGTGATCTGCCTCGATGTGTTCATCCACTACCCCCAGGAAGCCGCCGAGCAGATGGTGGAGCACCTGGCGGGGCTGGCGGAGCGGCGGCTGATCGTGAGCTTCGCCCCCTACACACCGCTGCTGGCTGCGCTCAAGCGCATCGGCGAGCTGTTCCCCGGCCCCAGCAAGACCACCCGCGCCTACACCCTCAAGGAAACGGGCATCGTGGCGGCGGCCGAACGCAGCGGCTTTGTGCCCATGCGCCGCAGCCTCAATCAGGCGCCGTTTTACTTCTCGCGGCTGGTGGAGTTCCAGCGGGGCTAG
- a CDS encoding AI-2E family transporter has protein sequence MGPIVSLVVPRWLRLALALPLLVLNLFVLRQLLVPLAPFPALFLGAALIAFLLDLPSRWLTGRGLPRPLALLLVVGLTFGLGVLAALWLVPRLVQQLGDLVTALPGWLAQTENLLNELQASLTARGLPADFGDLSSELLTRSTQLASRFSQQLLALLGATLNLTINTLIVLVLAVFLLVGADSISRGLARWLPDSWRELVLGTVMRTFRGYFAGQVVLALILSGAQIIVFTLLGIPYGVLFAVAIGFTTLVPYASALTITLVSLLLALEDPRTGLEVLAAAISVGQVVDQVIQPRLMGQIVGLQPAWLLVSLPIGARVGSLLGLGELLGLLLAVPVASCLKTFLDAWAQGLGLPEPDSIKVPLE, from the coding sequence ATGGGCCCCATTGTTTCTCTGGTGGTGCCCCGTTGGCTGCGGCTGGCCCTGGCCCTGCCCCTGCTGGTGCTCAACCTCTTCGTGCTGCGCCAGCTGCTGGTGCCCCTGGCTCCCTTCCCCGCCCTGTTCCTGGGGGCGGCGTTGATCGCCTTTTTGCTCGATCTGCCCAGCCGCTGGCTCACGGGCCGCGGCCTGCCCCGGCCCCTGGCCCTGCTGTTGGTGGTGGGCCTAACCTTTGGCTTGGGGGTGCTGGCGGCCCTCTGGCTGGTGCCGCGGCTGGTGCAGCAGCTGGGGGATCTGGTCACGGCCCTGCCCGGTTGGCTGGCCCAGACGGAAAATCTGCTCAATGAGCTGCAGGCGAGCTTGACGGCCCGGGGCTTGCCGGCGGATTTCGGTGATCTCAGCAGCGAGCTTCTGACCCGCTCCACCCAGCTGGCCAGCCGATTCAGCCAGCAGTTGCTGGCCCTGCTTGGGGCCACCCTCAATCTCACGATCAACACCTTGATCGTCTTGGTGCTGGCGGTGTTCCTGCTGGTGGGGGCGGATTCCATCAGTCGCGGCCTGGCCCGCTGGCTGCCGGACAGCTGGCGGGAGCTGGTGCTCGGCACCGTGATGCGCACGTTCCGTGGCTACTTCGCCGGCCAGGTGGTGCTCGCCCTGATCCTCAGCGGCGCCCAGATCATCGTCTTCACCCTGCTGGGGATCCCCTACGGGGTGCTGTTCGCCGTGGCGATCGGCTTCACCACCCTGGTGCCTTACGCCAGCGCGCTCACAATCACCTTGGTCAGTCTCCTGCTGGCCCTTGAAGATCCCCGCACGGGCCTGGAGGTGCTGGCCGCCGCCATTTCCGTGGGCCAGGTGGTGGACCAGGTGATCCAGCCCCGCCTGATGGGCCAGATCGTGGGGCTTCAACCCGCCTGGCTGTTGGTCAGCCTGCCGATCGGCGCCCGGGTGGGCAGCCTGCTGGGGCTTGGGGAGTTGCTGGGGCTGCTGCTGGCGGTGCCCGTGGCCAGTTGCCTGAAGACCTTCCTCGACGCCTGGGCCCAGGGCCTGGGGCTGCCGGAGCCCGATTCGATCAAGGTGCCGCTGGAATGA
- the purE gene encoding 5-(carboxyamino)imidazole ribonucleotide mutase, which produces MGSDSDLPTLEPAVRILERFGIAHELRVLSAHRTPEEMVAFARAAAGRGLKVVIAGAGGAAHLPGMVAALTPLPVIGVPVQSKALSGVDSLHSIVQMPAGIPVATVAIGNGTNAGLLAVQILATADPALLAAVEAYRQELHDQVVAKDGRLQALGSAEYLRQMAP; this is translated from the coding sequence ATGGGCAGCGATTCCGATCTGCCCACCCTGGAGCCGGCGGTGCGGATCCTGGAGCGTTTCGGCATCGCCCATGAGCTACGCGTGCTCTCGGCCCACCGCACCCCCGAGGAAATGGTCGCGTTTGCCCGCGCCGCCGCCGGCCGGGGCCTCAAGGTGGTGATCGCCGGCGCCGGGGGCGCCGCCCACCTGCCGGGGATGGTGGCCGCCCTCACCCCCTTGCCGGTGATCGGGGTGCCCGTGCAGAGCAAAGCTCTGTCCGGGGTGGATTCACTGCATTCGATCGTGCAGATGCCCGCAGGCATCCCGGTGGCCACCGTGGCCATCGGCAATGGCACCAACGCCGGCCTGCTGGCCGTCCAGATCCTGGCCACGGCCGATCCCGCGTTGCTGGCGGCCGTCGAGGCCTACCGGCAGGAGTTGCATGACCAGGTGGTTGCGAAGGATGGGCGGCTCCAGGCCCTCGGCAGCGCCGAGTACCTGCGCCAGATGGCCCCCTGA
- a CDS encoding 20S proteasome subunit A/B — MTYCIGYWLEQGLVLVSDSRTNAGVDYISSYSKMHVFQPGPDRLFVLLAAGSLATTQAVINWIRRDLDRDADLEAGSGKDLRHCDHLFEAAAYIGRVNVAVQKENEAALRGSGASGGASFILGGQIGSESHGLFLIYSEGNAIMATRETPYLQIGESKYGKPPLDNVGHTNLSLEDAARLCLISEVLTQRSNLSVGPPFELVVIPAGSRAISHQLRFEADAPELSEMIETWSKAQREALYHLPRFPWESLAPAART; from the coding sequence ATGACCTATTGCATCGGTTATTGGCTGGAGCAGGGGCTGGTGTTGGTCTCCGATTCCCGCACCAATGCGGGGGTGGACTACATCTCCAGCTACAGCAAGATGCATGTGTTCCAGCCAGGTCCTGATCGGCTGTTCGTGCTGCTGGCGGCGGGAAGCCTGGCCACCACCCAGGCGGTGATCAACTGGATCCGCCGGGATCTGGACCGTGACGCGGATCTGGAGGCAGGGTCAGGCAAGGATTTGCGTCATTGCGACCATCTCTTCGAAGCGGCGGCCTATATCGGCCGCGTGAATGTGGCCGTTCAGAAAGAGAACGAAGCCGCCCTGCGCGGGTCTGGAGCCAGTGGCGGAGCTTCTTTTATCCTCGGTGGGCAGATCGGCAGCGAGTCCCATGGGCTGTTTCTCATCTACTCCGAGGGCAACGCCATCATGGCGACGCGCGAAACGCCTTATCTTCAGATTGGAGAGAGTAAATATGGCAAACCCCCGCTCGACAATGTGGGCCACACCAACCTTTCGCTCGAAGATGCCGCCCGGCTCTGCCTGATCTCAGAAGTGCTCACCCAGCGCTCCAATCTCAGCGTGGGGCCACCGTTCGAGCTGGTGGTCATTCCAGCGGGAAGTCGGGCGATTTCGCACCAACTCAGGTTCGAGGCCGATGCACCTGAACTCTCCGAGATGATCGAGACCTGGAGCAAGGCCCAGCGGGAGGCTCTGTACCACCTCCCACGTTTTCCCTGGGAAAGCCTGGCCCCGGCAGCCCGGACCTGA
- the trpB gene encoding tryptophan synthase subunit beta, translating to MPVTTTQPTSAELAQEARPNALGRFGRFGGQYVPETLIPALLDLERAAAEAWADPAFTARLDHLLRTYVGRPTPLYEAERLSEHYRRPEGGPRLWLKREDLNHTGAHKINNALGQALLALRMGKRRIIAETGAGQHGVATATVCARFGLECVVFMGAEDMRRQALNVFRMRLLGATVQPVTAGTATLKDATSEAIRDWVTNVETTHYILGSVAGPHPYPMLVRDFHAVIGVEAKRQCTEAFGRLPDVLLACVGGGSNAMGLFHPFVADTSVRLIGVEAAGEGVASGRHAATITEGRVGVLHGAMSLLLQDNEGQVQEAHSISAGLDYPGVGPEHSYLREIGRAEYAAVTDQQALEALQRVSRLEGIIPALETAHAFAWLEQLCPTLAPGTEVVINLSGRGDKDVNTVADRLDDELRPAN from the coding sequence CTGCCCGTGACCACCACCCAGCCCACGTCGGCGGAACTGGCGCAGGAGGCCCGCCCCAACGCCCTGGGCCGCTTTGGGCGCTTCGGGGGGCAGTACGTGCCCGAAACCCTCATCCCGGCCTTGCTGGACCTGGAGCGGGCGGCCGCCGAGGCCTGGGCGGACCCGGCCTTCACCGCCCGCCTCGATCACCTGCTGCGCACCTATGTGGGCCGGCCGACGCCGTTGTATGAGGCCGAGCGGCTGAGCGAGCACTACCGCCGCCCGGAAGGGGGCCCGCGCCTGTGGCTCAAACGCGAGGACCTCAACCACACCGGTGCCCACAAGATCAACAACGCCCTCGGTCAGGCCCTGTTGGCCCTGCGCATGGGCAAGCGGCGGATCATCGCCGAGACCGGCGCCGGCCAGCACGGGGTGGCCACGGCCACGGTCTGTGCCCGCTTCGGCCTGGAGTGCGTTGTCTTCATGGGCGCCGAGGACATGCGCCGCCAGGCCCTGAACGTGTTCCGCATGCGCCTGCTCGGAGCAACGGTGCAGCCGGTCACCGCCGGCACCGCCACCCTCAAAGATGCCACCAGCGAAGCGATCCGCGACTGGGTCACCAATGTGGAGACCACCCATTACATCCTCGGTTCGGTGGCCGGTCCCCACCCCTACCCGATGCTGGTGCGCGATTTCCACGCCGTGATCGGCGTGGAGGCCAAACGCCAGTGCACCGAGGCCTTCGGCCGCCTCCCGGATGTGCTGCTGGCCTGCGTGGGCGGCGGCTCCAACGCCATGGGCCTGTTCCACCCCTTCGTCGCTGACACCTCCGTGCGCCTGATCGGGGTGGAAGCCGCCGGCGAGGGGGTGGCCAGCGGCCGCCACGCCGCCACGATCACCGAGGGCCGCGTGGGGGTGCTGCACGGGGCGATGAGCCTGCTGCTTCAAGACAACGAGGGCCAGGTGCAGGAGGCCCACTCGATCAGCGCCGGCCTGGATTACCCAGGTGTGGGCCCGGAGCACAGCTACCTGCGGGAGATTGGCCGTGCGGAGTACGCCGCCGTCACCGATCAGCAGGCCCTTGAGGCCCTGCAGCGGGTCAGCCGGCTGGAAGGAATCATCCCGGCCCTGGAGACGGCCCACGCCTTTGCCTGGCTGGAGCAGCTCTGCCCCACCCTGGCGCCTGGCACCGAGGTGGTGATCAACCTCTCCGGCCGCGGTGATAAAGATGTGAACACCGTGGCCGACCGGCTCGATGATGAGCTGCGGCCTGCCAACTGA
- the cysC gene encoding adenylyl-sulfate kinase produces MTSTKATNIVWHHSSVDRAARAHQRGHRSAILWFTGLSGAGKSTLANAVNSALFEQGLSCYVLDGDNVRHGLCSDLGFSDAAREENIRRIGEVAKLFLDAGVVVLTAFVSPFRADRERARALVDAGDFIEIHCAADLEVCEGRDTKGLYAKARAGAIKEFTGISSPYELPEAPELRIDTGGQSLEACVQEVVNYLAAAGIIPAAP; encoded by the coding sequence ATGACGAGCACCAAAGCCACCAACATCGTCTGGCACCACTCCTCGGTGGACCGCGCCGCCCGGGCCCACCAACGCGGGCACCGCAGCGCCATCCTCTGGTTCACCGGGCTTTCGGGCGCGGGCAAGAGCACCCTGGCGAATGCGGTGAATTCGGCCCTGTTCGAGCAGGGGCTGAGCTGCTACGTGCTCGATGGCGACAACGTGCGCCACGGGCTCTGCAGCGACCTGGGCTTCTCCGACGCCGCCCGCGAGGAAAACATCCGCCGCATCGGCGAGGTCGCCAAGCTGTTTCTCGACGCCGGCGTGGTGGTGCTCACCGCCTTCGTCTCGCCGTTCCGGGCCGACCGCGAGCGGGCCCGTGCCCTGGTGGATGCCGGCGACTTCATCGAGATCCACTGCGCCGCCGATCTTGAGGTCTGCGAAGGCCGCGACACCAAGGGGCTCTACGCCAAGGCCCGCGCCGGAGCGATCAAGGAGTTCACCGGGATCTCCAGCCCCTACGAGCTGCCGGAGGCCCCCGAGCTGCGCATCGACACCGGCGGCCAGAGCCTGGAGGCCTGCGTGCAGGAGGTGGTGAATTACCTGGCGGCCGCTGGGATCATTCCAGCGGCACCTTGA
- a CDS encoding HrcA family transcriptional regulator produces the protein MPPLPRRQQEVLQATVRHYVDTMEPVGSHTLVRRFGLTASAATVRSAMGALEQKGLLTQPHTSAGRVPSQQGYRLYVDCLLPAPGAAALQLEREMASLSLQWTALDDLLLHLARRLADMTGLLSLITRPQRSQPSLQALRLVPSGERLLVLLVEGSTTATSLNLRLPGGTASEVPALERWAATQLQARQDHQGDGLDWDNLPPQLERSGTLLRQALERHRRARGSESEGALALGLGGLMGQPEFSRTASLRPLLQLVEEQPQQLLQPEGISALGGIWIGAEHPHKALEHCAVVQASYATGEGIGGHVAVVGPMRMAYATARAAVRTVATSLSRLLN, from the coding sequence CTGCCTCCTCTACCCCGCCGCCAACAGGAGGTGCTGCAGGCCACCGTGCGCCATTACGTGGACACCATGGAACCGGTGGGCAGCCACACCCTGGTGCGGCGTTTCGGCCTGACCGCCAGCGCGGCCACGGTGCGCTCGGCCATGGGGGCGCTCGAGCAGAAGGGTCTGCTCACCCAGCCCCACACCTCCGCGGGGCGGGTGCCCAGCCAACAGGGCTACCGCCTCTACGTGGACTGCCTGCTGCCCGCCCCAGGGGCCGCGGCCCTGCAGCTGGAGCGGGAGATGGCCAGCCTCAGCCTGCAGTGGACAGCGCTCGATGACCTGCTGCTCCACCTGGCCCGGCGGCTGGCGGACATGACCGGGCTGCTCAGCCTGATCACCCGGCCCCAACGGAGCCAGCCCAGCCTCCAGGCCCTGCGGCTTGTGCCCAGCGGCGAGCGGCTGCTGGTGCTGCTGGTGGAAGGGTCCACCACTGCCACCAGCCTCAACCTGCGCCTGCCAGGGGGCACCGCCAGCGAGGTGCCGGCCCTGGAGCGCTGGGCCGCCACCCAGCTCCAGGCCCGCCAGGACCATCAGGGCGACGGCCTCGACTGGGACAACCTGCCCCCGCAGCTGGAGCGCAGCGGCACGCTGCTTCGTCAGGCCCTGGAGCGCCACCGGCGGGCCCGTGGCAGCGAGAGCGAGGGTGCCCTGGCCCTGGGGTTGGGGGGGTTGATGGGCCAACCGGAATTCAGCCGCACGGCCAGCCTCCGGCCTCTGCTGCAACTGGTGGAGGAGCAGCCCCAGCAGCTGCTTCAACCTGAAGGCATCAGCGCCCTGGGGGGCATCTGGATCGGGGCGGAGCACCCCCACAAGGCGCTGGAGCATTGCGCGGTGGTGCAGGCCAGCTACGCCACCGGCGAAGGGATCGGGGGCCACGTGGCCGTCGTCGGACCGATGCGCATGGCCTATGCCACCGCCCGGGCCGCCGTACGCACGGTGGCCACCAGCCTCAGCCGATTGCTGAACTAG
- a CDS encoding translation initiation factor, with product MGKGGWQEFSRAESLQRPGQGGTDPLPRAQQRVRVQRTKAGKGGKTVTVITGLDLGDGEAKALLKALKARAGSGGTLKDGVIELQGDQLAAALALLEQEGFRPKQAGG from the coding sequence ATGGGCAAGGGAGGCTGGCAGGAATTCAGCCGGGCCGAGAGCCTGCAGCGGCCGGGGCAGGGGGGAACGGACCCCCTGCCCCGGGCCCAGCAACGGGTGCGCGTGCAGCGCACCAAGGCGGGCAAGGGGGGCAAGACCGTGACCGTGATCACCGGCCTCGACCTGGGCGACGGGGAGGCCAAAGCCCTGCTCAAGGCCCTCAAGGCGCGCGCCGGCAGCGGCGGCACGCTCAAAGACGGGGTAATTGAACTCCAGGGCGACCAGCTGGCCGCGGCCTTGGCACTGCTGGAGCAGGAGGGCTTCCGGCCCAAGCAGGCGGGGGGGTAG
- a CDS encoding type II toxin-antitoxin system VapC family toxin, translating into MIIPDANVLLYAVNQDAPQHGPARHWLEATLSGDEAVGWTWLVLLAFLRISTSQRVFDRPLEVDEALALIDGWLERPVSRLVQPGPHHWPLLRQLLSASGTAANLSSDAHLAAIALEQGARLASCDRDFQRFSGLRAEAPLR; encoded by the coding sequence GTGATCATCCCCGACGCCAACGTGCTGCTCTACGCCGTGAACCAGGACGCGCCCCAACATGGACCGGCGCGGCACTGGTTGGAAGCGACCCTCTCCGGAGACGAAGCGGTGGGCTGGACCTGGCTGGTGCTGCTCGCCTTCCTGCGCATCAGCACCAGCCAGCGGGTGTTCGATCGGCCGCTGGAGGTGGACGAAGCCCTGGCGCTGATCGACGGCTGGCTGGAGCGGCCGGTGAGCCGCCTGGTGCAACCGGGCCCGCACCACTGGCCCTTGCTGCGCCAGCTTCTGAGCGCCAGCGGCACCGCCGCCAACCTCAGCTCCGATGCCCATCTGGCCGCCATCGCCCTGGAGCAGGGGGCCCGGCTGGCGAGCTGCGACCGGGATTTTCAGCGCTTTTCAGGGCTGCGGGCGGAGGCTCCGCTGCGCTGA
- a CDS encoding N-acetylglucosamine-6-phosphate deacetylase — protein sequence MRWLSNVRLPGDERLWRVGLGEEGQITALRPLAPGSRAAGDDWRGDWLSPGGVDLQINGGLGLAFPELQESDLPRLLELLERLWSDGVEAICPTLVTCDVGPLRQALAVLEQARSLHGRGRCQLLGGHLEGPFLAPGRRGAHPSQHLVAPSLAALRERIGGFEATIDLVTLAPELAGAAELIEALRADGIVVSLGHSEADETQAGDAFAAGVAMVTHSFNAMAGLGHRAPGPLAAAVLRGDVALGLIADGVHVAPSMALLLQRLAPEQLVIVSDALGPYGLEEGRHRWDERVLLVEDGSCRLEDGTLAGVTLPLLEGVKRLAGWGGDAAGAIRAATVTPRRVLGDERPLEELLLGMPIEECLRWHTGAAGTLSWRRAA from the coding sequence ATGCGCTGGCTCAGCAACGTCCGTCTCCCCGGCGATGAGCGCCTCTGGCGTGTGGGCCTGGGTGAGGAGGGCCAGATCACTGCCCTGCGGCCCCTGGCCCCGGGCAGCCGCGCCGCCGGCGACGACTGGCGGGGCGACTGGCTCAGCCCGGGCGGGGTGGACCTGCAGATCAACGGCGGGCTGGGGCTGGCCTTCCCGGAACTTCAGGAGAGCGACCTGCCCCGGCTGCTGGAGCTGCTGGAGCGGCTCTGGAGCGACGGCGTGGAGGCGATCTGCCCCACCCTGGTGACCTGCGACGTGGGCCCCCTGCGCCAGGCCCTGGCGGTGCTGGAGCAGGCCCGCTCCCTGCACGGCCGCGGGCGCTGCCAGCTGCTGGGGGGCCACCTGGAGGGCCCGTTTCTGGCCCCCGGGCGCCGGGGCGCCCACCCCAGCCAGCACCTGGTGGCGCCCAGCCTGGCGGCCCTGCGGGAGCGCATCGGCGGTTTTGAAGCCACGATCGACCTGGTCACCCTGGCGCCAGAGCTGGCGGGAGCCGCTGAGCTGATCGAGGCCCTGCGCGCCGACGGGATCGTGGTCAGCCTGGGGCACAGCGAAGCGGATGAAACCCAGGCGGGTGACGCCTTCGCGGCGGGGGTGGCGATGGTGACCCACAGCTTCAATGCCATGGCCGGCCTGGGCCACCGCGCCCCGGGGCCCCTGGCGGCGGCGGTGCTGCGGGGCGATGTGGCCCTGGGGCTGATCGCCGACGGGGTGCACGTGGCCCCCTCGATGGCCCTGCTGCTGCAGCGTCTGGCGCCCGAGCAGCTGGTGATCGTCAGCGATGCCCTGGGCCCCTACGGACTGGAGGAGGGCCGCCACCGCTGGGATGAACGCGTGCTGCTGGTGGAAGACGGCAGCTGCCGGCTGGAGGACGGCACCCTGGCGGGGGTGACCCTGCCGCTTCTGGAGGGGGTGAAGCGCCTGGCGGGCTGGGGCGGGGACGCCGCCGGGGCGATCCGGGCGGCCACCGTGACCCCAAGGCGAGTGCTGGGGGACGAACGGCCGCTGGAGGAACTGCTGCTGGGGATGCCGATCGAGGAGTGCCTGCGCTGGCACACGGGCGCTGCAGGCACCTTGAGCTGGCGGCGCGCTGCCTAG
- a CDS encoding mannosyltransferase family protein, which translates to MSPDPPGPGHPGARPFFLPLVVFSWLGSRLLFFGSLALAVTVTAPGQLAERLSSWDGAHYLRIALEGYADNNLAFFPAFPAAVRLVSDLLPLPPLVVALLLSNGAFLVALALLHRLSERWLGAEAARATVLLTCLNPLSIFFSLPYTESFFLLFSTLSLTWLGRDPIPSVRLAPIAALCAASRPNGVAIVVPILLAYARQRRLGAGLAVALAGLGGLAAVAWIGLHLRGDPLAFLHAQKAWGNQPGLNISGLSYWAKDLTKVFFGTTKGGPSAPLKLLHPVLMTITVLLGGIAFLLRHGRPKTGFALSLVAFVGAWLVGGMSALNLMVVVGAVLLLLRGRRELPLELWGFAAASLLLYLMKQNTMSLERHVFATAPLLMLYGAQLQRHPRWLGFLLGFGTLQLVLYALRLAHGLWIG; encoded by the coding sequence GTGTCGCCTGATCCCCCCGGTCCCGGACATCCAGGCGCCAGACCCTTCTTTTTGCCCCTGGTGGTGTTCAGTTGGCTGGGAAGCCGGCTGCTGTTCTTCGGATCCCTCGCCCTCGCGGTGACGGTCACGGCACCGGGCCAGCTCGCCGAACGACTCTCGTCATGGGACGGAGCCCACTATCTGCGGATCGCCCTTGAGGGTTACGCAGACAACAACCTGGCTTTTTTCCCAGCGTTTCCGGCCGCGGTCCGGCTGGTGAGCGATCTGCTGCCGCTGCCGCCGCTGGTGGTGGCTCTGCTGCTGTCGAACGGGGCCTTCCTGGTAGCCCTGGCACTGCTGCACCGTCTCAGTGAACGCTGGCTGGGAGCCGAGGCCGCCCGCGCCACGGTGCTGCTCACCTGCCTGAATCCGCTCAGCATCTTCTTCTCCCTGCCCTACACGGAATCGTTCTTCCTGCTCTTCAGTACCCTCTCGCTCACCTGGCTGGGAAGGGATCCGATCCCTTCGGTGCGGTTGGCGCCGATCGCCGCACTCTGCGCGGCCTCGCGTCCGAACGGCGTGGCCATCGTGGTACCGATCCTGCTCGCCTATGCCCGCCAGCGCCGCCTGGGCGCCGGCCTGGCGGTGGCCCTGGCGGGCCTGGGGGGGTTGGCGGCGGTGGCCTGGATCGGCCTGCACCTGCGCGGTGACCCCCTGGCCTTCCTCCATGCCCAGAAGGCCTGGGGTAACCAGCCGGGGCTCAACATTTCCGGCCTCTCCTACTGGGCAAAAGATCTGACGAAGGTGTTCTTTGGAACCACGAAGGGAGGGCCCTCCGCCCCGCTGAAACTCCTCCATCCGGTCCTGATGACGATCACGGTGCTACTGGGGGGGATCGCCTTCCTGCTGCGCCATGGGCGCCCCAAGACCGGCTTCGCGCTCTCCCTGGTGGCGTTTGTGGGGGCCTGGCTGGTGGGTGGCATGTCCGCCCTCAACCTGATGGTGGTGGTGGGTGCGGTTCTGCTGCTTCTGCGGGGCCGCCGAGAGCTTCCTCTGGAGCTCTGGGGCTTCGCGGCCGCCAGCCTGCTCCTCTACCTGATGAAACAGAACACGATGAGCCTGGAGCGGCATGTCTTCGCCACGGCGCCCCTGCTGATGCTCTACGGCGCCCAACTCCAGCGGCATCCCCGCTGGCTGGGATTCCTGCTCGGCTTCGGAACGCTGCAGCTGGTGCTCTATGCCCTGCGGCTGGCCCATGGCCTCTGGATCGGCTGA
- a CDS encoding rhodanese-like domain-containing protein: protein MPQPFSLSASDLNNRLNGGEDLQLVDVREASELELAALGHPVIHLALSASREWTERIDSLLDRSRPVVVLCHAGMRSWQFASWLIETQGFSDVWNLQGGIEAWSVEVDPTVPRY from the coding sequence ATGCCCCAACCCTTCAGCCTCTCCGCCAGCGATCTCAACAACCGCCTGAACGGCGGGGAGGACCTGCAACTGGTGGATGTGCGCGAAGCCTCCGAACTGGAGCTGGCCGCCCTGGGCCATCCCGTGATCCACCTGGCCCTGAGCGCATCAAGGGAATGGACGGAGCGGATCGACAGCCTGCTGGATCGCAGCCGCCCCGTGGTGGTGCTCTGCCATGCGGGCATGCGCAGCTGGCAGTTCGCCTCCTGGCTGATCGAGACCCAGGGCTTCAGCGACGTGTGGAACCTCCAGGGCGGCATCGAGGCCTGGAGCGTGGAGGTGGATCCAACGGTTCCCCGTTACTGA